In Bufo gargarizans isolate SCDJY-AF-19 chromosome 5, ASM1485885v1, whole genome shotgun sequence, the following are encoded in one genomic region:
- the LOC122939688 gene encoding uncharacterized protein C17orf98-like produces the protein MAEPAVSPRKEKMLLLSRFAPSPSLAELQTREKRFVLDCVAVERISKDYSVSLPKLGSVIPPYNAQKDHHVHSYFLSRPVPPLLRRTGQSCGGTSTLGDLADRFQHHSAAAHYLQTRNSSGSGHSAEHSRGHGLFLSSISPVIGYNGLYGYRRNTPSLRRKPSPFGIVTKSAIY, from the exons ATGGCAGAACCTGCTGTGTCCCCGAGGAAAGAAAAAATGCTTCTCTTGAGTCGCTTTGCACCGTCTCCATCCTTAGCCGAACTTCAGACGAGGGAGAAGAGGTTTGTTCTGGACTGTGTGGCTGTCGAAAGAATTTCTAAGGATTACAGTGTCTCCTTGCCAAAGCTTGGCTCTGTCATACCTCCTTACAATGCCCAAAAAGACCACCACGTACACAGTTATTTTCTCAGTAGACCTGTGCCACcgctgctgaggagaacaggaCAG TCATGTGGAGGGACGTCAACGCTTGGTGACCTCGCTGATCGTTTCCAGCACCACAGTGCAGCTGCTCATTACCTACAAACCAGAAACAGCTCGGGGTCAG GTCATTCTGCAGAACACTCCAGGGGCCATGGATTGTTTTTATCTTCTATCAGTCCGGTGATCGGCTACAATGGACTCTATGGCTACCGTCGAAACACCCCGTCTCTCAGAAGGAAGCCCTCCCCATTTGGAATTGTTACCAAGTCAGCAATTTACtga